The following are from one region of the Thermodesulfovibrionales bacterium genome:
- a CDS encoding histidinol phosphate phosphatase domain-containing protein — MIDLHTHSVFSDGELIPAELVRRAEHLGYEALAITDHVDHSNIDIVVPRLLEVVKKLSDRVSVDVLAGAEITHVPPSLIPPLVKELRSMGAMIVLVHGETLVEPVYEGTNRAAIEAEVDILAHPGIMSREDLLFAKEKGIYLEITSRKGHSLSNGYIAREAQRFGIPLVINTDAHAPSDLITRDMAIRVLLGAGIEETRINSIFLNSRQIVEKALRRHYAKAH; from the coding sequence ATGATAGATCTACATACTCACAGTGTGTTCAGTGATGGCGAGCTCATACCTGCCGAGCTGGTAAGAAGGGCTGAACATCTGGGATATGAAGCTCTTGCCATTACTGACCATGTTGACCACTCAAATATTGATATAGTTGTTCCGAGACTACTTGAGGTTGTAAAAAAGTTAAGCGATCGAGTTTCCGTAGATGTGCTGGCAGGAGCTGAAATTACACATGTGCCGCCTTCATTGATTCCACCGCTGGTGAAAGAGCTAAGGTCAATGGGCGCAATGATAGTACTCGTTCACGGTGAGACTCTTGTTGAACCTGTATATGAAGGTACAAACAGAGCTGCCATTGAGGCAGAGGTTGACATACTCGCACATCCCGGTATAATGAGTAGAGAGGATTTATTGTTTGCAAAGGAAAAGGGTATATACCTGGAGATAACCTCGAGGAAGGGTCATAGCCTTTCAAACGGCTATATAGCAAGGGAGGCACAGAGATTCGGTATTCCTCTGGTTATTAATACAGATGCTCATGCACCATCTGATTTAATAACAAGGGATATGGCAATAAGAGTACTCTTAGGAGCAGGGATTGAGGAGACAAGGATAAATTCTATTTTTTTAAATTCCAGGCAGATTGTAGAAAAGGCATTGAGGAGGCATTATGCCAAAGCCCATTAA
- a CDS encoding tetratricopeptide repeat protein, with protein MPKPIKKKIVKKSEPEEEIASGLKKFRERLKDKVTDLRKILIISFTLILLVAAFLLYTFYSSSRASRLFYEGYRIFFIQTGVSPQDYKKAIELLRKSYEARPDPVTLLYIIDAYYRTGAFDEALKQLQEFKNKYGDNKYLMPLCYQRMAMVYKKKGHHEEALRVYDELYKNGSTFKDLALYESARILTELKRNDEAKNRIEQLKKEFPQSPYLTVLKNI; from the coding sequence ATGCCAAAGCCCATTAAGAAAAAAATTGTTAAAAAGTCTGAGCCAGAGGAAGAAATCGCATCAGGTTTAAAAAAATTCAGGGAAAGGCTTAAAGATAAGGTTACTGACCTTAGAAAGATATTGATAATAAGCTTTACATTGATTCTTCTGGTGGCTGCTTTTCTTTTATATACCTTTTATTCAAGTTCAAGGGCATCAAGGCTTTTTTACGAAGGGTACAGGATTTTTTTTATACAGACAGGAGTTTCTCCTCAGGATTATAAAAAGGCTATTGAGCTACTCAGAAAATCCTACGAAGCAAGACCTGATCCAGTCACACTTCTTTACATCATTGATGCTTATTACAGAACCGGTGCTTTTGATGAGGCGCTGAAACAACTTCAGGAATTTAAAAACAAATACGGCGACAATAAGTATCTTATGCCACTATGTTATCAGAGGATGGCCATGGTCTATAAGAAGAAAGGACACCATGAGGAGGCCTTAAGGGTCTATGATGAGCTTTACAAAAATGGTTCCACCTTCAAAGACCTTGCCCTTTATGAATCTGCAAGGATTCTTACAGAGCTTAAAAGAAATGATGAGGCAAAAAACAGGATAGAGCAGTTAAAAAAGGAATTTCCCCAATCACCCTATCTAACAGTGTTAAAGAATATCTAG
- the trpS gene encoding tryptophan--tRNA ligase: MERVLSGMQPSGRLHIGNLVGALRNWVKLQDRYECFYFVADWHALTSNYQNPSVIKEFTDDLIINWLSTGIDPERSVIFIQSKILEHAELHLLLSMITPLGWLERVPTYKEKKEEIKDRDLDTYGFLGYPVLQAADILIYRARYVPVGIDQIPHLEITREIARRFNFLYTKEVFPEPEPLLTEFPKVPGTDGRKMSKSYGNAIYLSDPPDVVRQKIMTMITDPARKRRYDPGNPELSPVFQLHKIFSTKEEQEEVAKGCRTAGIGCIECKHVLLKNLFLMLEPIWEKRKYYSERPELLRDIAEEGSKKARLIAQETMKIVRETMGINQ, encoded by the coding sequence ATGGAAAGGGTTTTAAGCGGAATGCAGCCAAGCGGAAGACTTCATATCGGAAATCTTGTGGGAGCGCTCAGAAACTGGGTGAAACTTCAAGACAGGTATGAGTGTTTTTATTTTGTGGCAGACTGGCATGCCCTCACATCAAATTACCAGAATCCTTCTGTTATAAAGGAGTTCACAGATGACCTTATTATAAACTGGCTTTCAACAGGTATAGATCCTGAAAGGTCTGTTATTTTTATCCAGTCAAAGATCCTTGAACATGCAGAACTTCATTTGCTTCTAAGCATGATCACACCTCTTGGGTGGCTTGAGAGGGTTCCCACTTATAAGGAAAAAAAAGAAGAGATAAAGGACAGGGACCTAGATACCTATGGCTTTCTAGGTTATCCAGTGCTTCAGGCGGCAGATATACTTATATACAGAGCAAGGTATGTTCCTGTTGGGATAGACCAGATTCCCCACCTCGAGATAACAAGGGAGATAGCAAGAAGGTTCAATTTTCTTTATACCAAAGAGGTCTTTCCTGAACCAGAACCCCTTCTTACTGAGTTTCCGAAGGTTCCTGGTACAGATGGAAGAAAGATGTCGAAGAGTTATGGAAATGCCATATACCTTTCTGATCCGCCTGATGTAGTAAGGCAGAAGATAATGACCATGATTACAGATCCTGCTAGAAAAAGGCGATATGACCCAGGTAATCCTGAGCTTTCACCAGTATTTCAGCTCCATAAGATTTTCTCCACAAAGGAAGAGCAGGAAGAAGTTGCAAAGGGATGCAGAACTGCAGGGATTGGCTGTATTGAATGCAAACACGTACTTCTTAAGAATCTATTCCTTATGCTTGAGCCAATATGGGAAAAGAGGAAGTATTACTCAGAAAGACCCGAACTCCTCAGAGATATAGCTGAAGAGGGTTCAAAAAAGGCAAGGCTCATTGCCCAGGAGACCATGAAAATTGTAAGGGAAACAATGGGGATAAATCAGTGA
- a CDS encoding transglycosylase SLT domain-containing protein → MFLKILSNYLFAFLLALFIFSVKDLPAQESPIETDQSSTENNLVSKIKDPLIVPDQKDKVERKPLDEEFYDLKTLIHDYDSNNLAIRAVERHINTFTTRLRDRFAIWLSRAGMYIDIMKEILVQNGLPKELVFLPLIESGFNTNAYSRARAVGPWQFIASTARKYGLTINWWIDERRDPIKSTEAAARYLKDLYDMFNSWHLAMAAYNAGEGKVMRALRKTRTEDHWTLLQKKTYLRRETREYVPKFIAASLIALEPEKYGFEDIDYHEPVEFTEVEIESPVDLEIIAKAAETDLQTIRLLNPELKRWCTPPDQPTYIIRIPAEKKEIFLQNLEKIPKEKRYSYRIHRVRKGETVSKIAKRYGIQESVIYALNPEIKGSDLKPEREIKIPPEGFKPDPDDLKKKRRTYRKKNPSA, encoded by the coding sequence ATGTTTTTAAAAATTTTGAGTAATTATCTTTTTGCTTTCCTTTTGGCTTTATTTATATTTAGTGTCAAAGACCTTCCTGCTCAGGAATCTCCCATAGAGACAGATCAATCTTCCACAGAAAATAATTTGGTAAGTAAAATAAAGGACCCCTTAATAGTGCCTGATCAAAAGGATAAAGTTGAAAGAAAGCCCCTTGATGAGGAATTTTACGACCTGAAAACCCTGATACATGATTATGACTCAAATAATCTCGCCATAAGGGCTGTTGAACGCCATATAAATACCTTCACTACTAGACTGAGGGATAGATTTGCCATCTGGCTGTCCAGGGCTGGTATGTATATTGACATTATGAAAGAGATACTTGTTCAGAATGGTCTTCCGAAGGAACTGGTCTTTTTACCCCTTATTGAAAGTGGTTTTAACACTAATGCCTACTCAAGGGCAAGGGCTGTAGGACCATGGCAGTTCATAGCATCTACAGCGAGAAAATATGGCCTAACAATAAACTGGTGGATAGATGAAAGACGAGACCCCATAAAATCAACAGAAGCAGCAGCAAGGTATTTAAAAGACCTCTATGATATGTTTAATTCCTGGCATCTTGCAATGGCTGCCTATAATGCTGGTGAAGGTAAGGTAATGAGGGCATTAAGAAAAACCAGAACAGAAGACCACTGGACCCTTCTTCAGAAAAAGACTTATCTAAGAAGGGAAACAAGGGAATATGTACCGAAGTTCATTGCAGCCAGCCTTATTGCTCTTGAACCTGAAAAATATGGTTTTGAAGACATTGATTATCATGAGCCGGTGGAATTCACAGAGGTCGAGATAGAATCGCCTGTAGACCTTGAGATAATAGCTAAGGCTGCGGAGACCGATCTTCAGACTATAAGGCTGCTTAATCCTGAGCTAAAAAGGTGGTGCACTCCACCCGATCAGCCCACCTACATAATAAGAATACCGGCTGAGAAGAAGGAAATATTTCTTCAAAACCTTGAGAAAATTCCGAAGGAAAAGAGATATTCATACAGAATCCACAGGGTTAGAAAAGGAGAAACAGTATCAAAGATTGCAAAGAGATACGGAATACAGGAATCTGTCATATATGCCCTAAATCCAGAGATAAAGGGTTCTGACCTCAAACCGGAGAGAGAAATAAAAATTCCACCAGAGGGATTCAAACCCGATCCTGATGACCTTAAGAAAAAGAGAAGAACTTATAGAAAAAAGAATCCTTCAGCCTGA
- the mraZ gene encoding division/cell wall cluster transcriptional repressor MraZ → MASFSGKFYYTIDEKGRLMIPASFREIISSNYGPRLYLTNAPFDRCLNLYPQEEWQRLLEKVRNLPRSYEEVRFFMRRVIASAVECELDKQGRLLIPAPYREDAGIDGEVVVVGVVDRIEIWSRPEWDKVVDPSKINIQSAIERLAGLGI, encoded by the coding sequence ATGGCAAGTTTTTCAGGAAAATTTTATTACACCATTGATGAGAAGGGCAGGTTAATGATTCCTGCTTCCTTCAGAGAAATTATATCTTCTAATTACGGACCCCGGCTTTATTTAACAAATGCACCATTTGATAGATGTCTTAATCTCTATCCTCAGGAGGAATGGCAGAGGCTTCTTGAAAAGGTAAGGAACCTTCCAAGAAGTTATGAGGAGGTAAGATTTTTTATGAGGAGAGTCATCGCCTCTGCGGTTGAATGTGAGCTTGACAAACAGGGAAGGCTCCTTATCCCAGCTCCTTACAGAGAAGACGCTGGAATAGATGGCGAGGTTGTTGTGGTAGGCGTGGTTGACAGGATTGAGATATGGTCAAGACCAGAATGGGATAAGGTTGTTGATCCATCAAAGATAAATATCCAGAGTGCCATTGAGAGACTGGCAGGTCTTGGAATATGA
- a CDS encoding helix-turn-helix domain-containing protein: MRAVHIIFRLRVKNQRNLIGRLIKKYRQQKGLSQMALAEKIGVSYQQIQKYESGKNSITAERLIAISEALGIPVHKFFPSEKEVLSEEESPYGVLSEEEIKLIEHFRNIKDRNKRKAIFTILEAIKD; encoded by the coding sequence ATGAGAGCAGTTCACATAATCTTCAGACTGAGGGTGAAAAATCAGCGAAATCTCATAGGAAGGCTGATAAAAAAGTACAGGCAGCAAAAGGGCCTTTCCCAGATGGCACTTGCTGAAAAGATAGGTGTATCCTATCAGCAAATACAGAAATATGAGTCAGGCAAAAACAGCATTACCGCTGAAAGACTCATCGCTATATCAGAGGCACTGGGAATACCTGTACATAAATTTTTTCCATCAGAAAAAGAAGTACTTTCTGAAGAAGAGTCACCATATGGTGTACTTTCAGAAGAGGAAATAAAACTTATTGAACACTTCAGGAATATAAAGGACAGAAATAAAAGAAAGGCGATATTTACAATATTAGAGGCGATAAAGGACTAG
- a CDS encoding 1,4-dihydroxy-6-naphthoate synthase: MKLTIGFSSCPNDTLIFYGLVNKKIESDIIFKEFIEDVETLNERAISGDLDVTKVSVAAYLKVKDKYELLNSGAAIGRGCGPLIVTKELSSIRELQGSEIAIPGRLTTANLLFKAYVKKNYGSFSFIPKFMTFDKIIPSVCRGDVKAGIIIHESRFTYEKAGLMSLIDLGEWWEKDTGLPIPLGCLIAKKSLGKDLIKKIDSLIHNSVIYGLEHLKEVLPYIKSHSQELSEDVIMKHIRLYVNDFTIDMGSHGREAIERLKNMEEVL, from the coding sequence GTGAAACTTACCATTGGCTTTTCTTCCTGCCCCAATGATACTCTTATATTCTATGGCCTTGTGAATAAAAAAATAGAAAGCGATATTATTTTTAAAGAATTCATTGAAGATGTTGAGACCTTAAATGAAAGGGCTATTTCTGGAGACCTTGACGTAACAAAGGTATCTGTTGCAGCCTACCTTAAAGTTAAGGATAAATATGAACTTCTTAATTCCGGTGCTGCAATAGGAAGGGGATGCGGACCACTTATTGTTACAAAAGAGCTGAGCTCAATAAGAGAGCTTCAGGGATCAGAAATAGCAATACCAGGAAGACTCACAACAGCAAATCTGCTCTTCAAGGCATATGTTAAAAAAAATTACGGTTCTTTCTCCTTTATACCGAAATTCATGACCTTTGATAAAATTATTCCCTCTGTCTGCAGGGGTGATGTAAAGGCAGGCATCATAATCCATGAGTCAAGATTCACCTATGAAAAAGCAGGTCTTATGTCGCTTATAGACCTCGGTGAGTGGTGGGAGAAGGATACGGGCCTTCCCATTCCTCTTGGATGTCTCATAGCTAAAAAATCTCTTGGCAAGGATTTAATTAAAAAGATAGATTCCCTGATTCATAACTCAGTTATTTATGGTCTTGAACATCTCAAAGAGGTACTTCCTTACATTAAAAGTCACAGTCAGGAACTCTCAGAGGATGTGATAATGAAGCATATAAGACTTTATGTGAATGACTTTACCATTGACATGGGTTCTCATGGAAGAGAGGCCATAGAAAGACTCAAGAATATGGAGGAGGTTTTATGA
- a CDS encoding response regulator, whose amino-acid sequence MSSEVRERILLVENDDGILMLLKDFLSLSGYSVRTAQDGLSGLRFLEKEPFDILITDCDMPGLNGIELTAHCRKINPSVFIIGISARHNKEYFLKAGADLFIPKPFSLSEILDAIKRASSG is encoded by the coding sequence ATGTCCTCTGAGGTTAGAGAGCGTATACTTTTAGTGGAAAATGATGATGGTATACTCATGCTCTTGAAGGATTTTCTTAGCCTTTCAGGATACAGTGTAAGGACCGCTCAGGACGGCCTCTCTGGCCTGAGGTTTCTGGAAAAAGAGCCTTTTGATATATTGATTACTGACTGTGATATGCCAGGACTCAATGGCATTGAATTAACAGCCCACTGTCGCAAAATTAATCCTTCTGTATTTATTATAGGCATAAGCGCAAGGCATAATAAGGAATATTTTCTTAAAGCTGGTGCTGACCTTTTCATACCCAAGCCATTCAGTCTCTCCGAGATACTTGATGCAATTAAAAGAGCAAGTTCAGGCTGA
- a CDS encoding GDP-mannose 4,6-dehydratase, producing MKHYLVTGAAGFIGWKVSELLLQRGNRVTGIDNLNDYYDPSLKRWRIKVLREFKNFKFHKMDVAKFGSLKRLIKSNKFDAILHLAARAGVRASLEDPWIYLDTNTKGTLNLLECAREYGIKKFLLASTSSLYSFARMPFKEDAITDSPLSPYGATKKAAELLGYTYHYLYGIDVIIPRYFTVYGPAGRPDMSYFKFIKNIYNERPVTVYGDGKQQRDFTYIDDIAEGTIRCLDVEGYEIFNLGSDRPVELLYLIRLIEEGLGKKALIEWKPVHPADMKATWADITRAKELLGWSPEVSIEEGIDRTIKWFMENKRFLKVKR from the coding sequence ATGAAGCATTATCTTGTTACTGGTGCAGCAGGGTTCATAGGCTGGAAGGTCTCTGAACTTCTCCTTCAAAGGGGCAATAGAGTTACAGGAATAGACAATCTCAATGACTATTATGATCCATCCCTTAAGAGATGGAGGATAAAGGTACTTAGAGAATTTAAGAATTTTAAATTTCATAAGATGGATGTCGCCAAATTTGGCTCATTAAAGAGACTTATTAAATCGAATAAATTTGATGCCATCCTTCATCTTGCAGCACGGGCAGGGGTCAGGGCATCCCTTGAAGATCCATGGATATATCTTGATACAAACACAAAAGGAACTCTGAACCTCCTTGAATGTGCAAGAGAGTATGGAATTAAAAAATTCCTGCTTGCCTCTACATCAAGCCTTTACAGTTTTGCGAGGATGCCCTTTAAAGAGGATGCCATTACAGACAGTCCACTTTCACCCTATGGAGCAACAAAAAAGGCAGCAGAGCTTCTCGGCTACACCTATCATTATCTTTACGGAATTGATGTGATAATTCCGAGATATTTCACTGTCTATGGACCGGCAGGGAGACCTGATATGAGCTATTTTAAATTCATAAAAAACATCTACAATGAAAGACCAGTAACTGTTTACGGTGATGGCAAACAGCAGAGAGACTTCACATATATTGATGACATTGCAGAGGGAACAATCAGATGTCTTGATGTAGAGGGTTATGAGATATTCAATCTTGGTAGTGACAGGCCGGTTGAATTGCTTTATCTTATAAGATTGATAGAAGAAGGTCTCGGTAAGAAGGCACTGATAGAATGGAAGCCCGTACATCCAGCAGATATGAAGGCAACATGGGCAGATATTACCAGGGCAAAGGAACTCCTTGGGTGGTCACCTGAGGTTTCCATTGAAGAAGGAATAGACAGGACCATAAAGTGGTTTATGGAGAATAAGAGGTTTTTAAAAGTTAAAAGATAA